The following coding sequences are from one Streptomyces sp. NBC_01294 window:
- a CDS encoding DMT family transporter gives MPYVLLAAAIAAEVAGTTAMKYSDGFTKLWPSLGTLLGYVIAFTLLAQTLKSMSVGTAYAIWAGVGTAAIAAIGIVFMGEAATAAKIAGIALVIGGVVLLNLGGAH, from the coding sequence ATGCCTTACGTACTGCTTGCCGCGGCCATCGCCGCCGAGGTCGCCGGAACCACCGCGATGAAGTACAGCGACGGTTTCACGAAGCTGTGGCCCTCGCTGGGCACCCTGCTGGGCTACGTCATCGCCTTCACGCTGCTCGCCCAGACGCTGAAGTCGATGTCGGTCGGCACGGCGTACGCGATATGGGCGGGCGTCGGCACCGCGGCGATCGCCGCCATAGGCATCGTGTTCATGGGGGAGGCGGCGACGGCCGCGAAGATCGCCGGGATCGCCCTGGTGATCGGCGGAGTGGTCCTGCTGAACCTCGGCGGCGCGCACTGA
- a CDS encoding metal-sulfur cluster assembly factor — translation MTENATPEASIKPATEEEVREALYDVVDPELGIDVVNLGLIYGIHVDDANIATLDMTLTSAACPLTDVIEDQAKSATDGIVNELRINWVWMPPWGPDKITDDGREQLRALGFNV, via the coding sequence ATGACCGAGAACGCGACGCCCGAGGCGTCGATCAAGCCGGCCACCGAGGAAGAGGTCCGCGAGGCCCTCTACGACGTGGTCGACCCCGAGCTGGGCATCGACGTCGTCAACCTGGGCCTGATCTACGGCATCCACGTCGACGATGCGAACATCGCCACCCTCGACATGACGCTCACCTCGGCGGCCTGCCCGCTGACGGACGTCATCGAGGACCAGGCGAAGTCGGCGACGGACGGCATCGTCAACGAACTGCGCATCAACTGGGTCTGGATGCCGCCGTGGGGCCCGGACAAGATCACGGACGACGGCCGTGAGCAGCTCCGCGCGCTCGGCTTCAACGTCTGA
- a CDS encoding bifunctional 3-phenylpropionate/cinnamic acid dioxygenase ferredoxin subunit — protein MNYVKVCALSELEENTPKRVELDGTPVSIVSTEGEVFAINDICSHANVSLSEGEVDDCMIECWLHGSAFDLRTGKPSGLPATRPVPVYPVKIEGDDVLVSLTQES, from the coding sequence ATGAATTACGTCAAGGTCTGCGCGCTGAGCGAGCTGGAGGAGAACACCCCGAAGCGGGTGGAACTCGACGGCACGCCGGTGTCCATCGTCTCCACCGAGGGGGAGGTGTTCGCGATCAACGACATCTGCTCGCACGCGAACGTCTCGCTCTCGGAGGGCGAGGTCGACGACTGCATGATCGAGTGCTGGCTGCACGGGTCGGCCTTCGACCTGCGCACCGGCAAGCCCTCGGGCCTGCCCGCGACGCGCCCCGTCCCCGTATACCCCGTAAAGATCGAAGGGGACGACGTGCTCGTCTCCCTCACCCAGGAGTCCTGA
- a CDS encoding winged helix-turn-helix transcriptional regulator, which translates to MAQRTHLGDADCAIAQALDVVGDWWTLLIVRDAARGLHRFDELQRELGMSRKVLAERLKLLVEAGVLSREPYQERPVRHEYRLTPRGRGLLPVLVALQDWGDTWILGEGEMTATTDEASREAERVHALRGTRVPRLLLPDRFGELSDPVAQTPFTVLYCFPGAYARAESYPPGWAGIPGAKGCTFESCTYRDQLAEFTAAGATVHGVSTQRPDEQREFAEHERLRFPLLSDADLALTAALRLPTFRAAGVSRIKRLTLVIDRERTVREVIYPIRDIEASVRGALAAVRSAG; encoded by the coding sequence ATGGCCCAGCGCACACACCTCGGCGACGCGGACTGCGCCATCGCCCAGGCCCTCGACGTGGTGGGCGACTGGTGGACGCTGCTGATCGTGCGCGACGCCGCGCGCGGCCTGCACCGCTTCGACGAGCTCCAGCGCGAGCTGGGCATGTCCCGCAAGGTGCTGGCGGAGCGGCTGAAGCTGCTCGTCGAGGCCGGAGTGCTGTCGCGCGAGCCGTACCAGGAGCGCCCGGTGCGGCACGAGTACCGGCTGACCCCGCGCGGGCGGGGGCTGCTCCCCGTCCTGGTCGCCCTCCAGGACTGGGGAGACACCTGGATCCTGGGAGAGGGAGAGATGACCGCGACGACGGACGAGGCCTCGCGGGAGGCGGAACGGGTGCACGCGCTGCGGGGCACGCGGGTGCCGCGGCTGCTGCTGCCGGACCGTTTCGGCGAGCTGAGCGACCCGGTGGCGCAGACCCCGTTCACGGTCCTGTACTGCTTCCCGGGCGCGTACGCGCGGGCCGAGTCCTACCCGCCCGGCTGGGCCGGGATCCCGGGCGCCAAGGGCTGTACGTTCGAGTCGTGCACGTACCGCGATCAGCTCGCGGAGTTCACCGCGGCCGGCGCCACCGTGCACGGGGTGTCGACCCAGCGGCCGGACGAGCAGCGGGAGTTCGCGGAGCACGAGCGGTTGCGGTTCCCGCTGCTCTCGGACGCGGATCTGGCGCTGACGGCGGCGCTGCGGTTGCCGACGTTCCGTGCGGCGGGGGTGAGCCGGATCAAGCGGCTGACCCTGGTCATCGACCGTGAGCGCACGGTGCGCGAGGTGATCTATCCGATCCGGGACATCGAGGCGAGTGTGCGGGGGGCTTTGGCGGCCGTGCGCTCCGCGGGTTAG
- the sufD gene encoding Fe-S cluster assembly protein SufD — protein MAEAQNIPAGSTTAGAIAVAAESTVATRMSAPPSFDVADFPVPHGREEEWRFTPLARLKGLHDGTAVANGTMKAQIDAPEGVTVESVERGDARIGKAGTPVDRVAAQAFSSFAKATVVTVPKEAVLTEPVRVTLHGEGGTTFGHTVFDVQAFAEAVVVIDHTGDGVRAANVDFLVGDGAKLTVVSVQDWDDTAVHVSQHNALVGRDATFKSIVVTFGGDLVRLHPRVTYAGPGGEAELFGLYFTDAGQHQEHRLLVDHSAPHCKSNVVYKGALQGQDAHAVWIGDVLIEKTAEGTDTYEMNRNLVLTDGARVDSVPNLEIETGEIVGAGHASATGRFDDEQLFYLQARGIPAGEARRLVVRGFFAELVQQIGVPDIEERLLTKIETELQGSV, from the coding sequence ATGGCTGAGGCTCAGAACATTCCGGCGGGTTCGACCACCGCCGGCGCGATCGCGGTGGCCGCCGAGTCCACCGTCGCCACCCGGATGAGTGCACCCCCGTCCTTCGACGTGGCGGACTTCCCCGTGCCCCACGGGCGCGAGGAGGAGTGGCGGTTCACCCCGCTCGCCCGCCTGAAGGGCCTGCACGACGGCACCGCGGTCGCCAACGGCACCATGAAGGCCCAGATCGACGCGCCCGAGGGCGTCACGGTCGAGTCGGTGGAGCGCGGCGACGCGCGCATCGGCAAGGCCGGCACCCCGGTGGACCGGGTCGCCGCCCAGGCGTTCTCGTCCTTCGCCAAGGCCACGGTCGTCACCGTGCCCAAGGAGGCGGTCCTGACCGAGCCGGTGCGCGTCACGCTGCACGGTGAGGGCGGCACCACCTTCGGCCACACCGTCTTCGACGTGCAGGCCTTCGCCGAGGCCGTCGTCGTCATCGACCACACCGGTGACGGCGTGCGCGCCGCCAACGTCGACTTCCTGGTCGGCGACGGCGCCAAGCTCACCGTCGTGTCGGTGCAGGACTGGGACGACACCGCCGTCCACGTCTCCCAGCACAACGCGCTGGTCGGCCGTGACGCGACCTTCAAGTCGATCGTGGTCACCTTCGGCGGCGACCTCGTCCGCCTGCACCCCCGCGTGACCTACGCGGGCCCCGGCGGCGAGGCCGAGCTCTTCGGCCTGTACTTCACCGACGCCGGCCAGCACCAGGAGCACCGCCTCCTGGTCGACCACAGTGCCCCGCACTGCAAGTCGAACGTGGTCTACAAGGGCGCCCTGCAGGGCCAGGACGCCCACGCGGTGTGGATCGGTGACGTGCTCATCGAGAAGACCGCCGAGGGCACCGACACCTACGAGATGAACCGCAACCTCGTCCTGACGGACGGCGCGCGGGTCGACTCGGTGCCGAACCTGGAGATCGAGACCGGCGAGATCGTCGGCGCCGGCCACGCCTCGGCGACCGGCCGCTTCGACGACGAGCAGCTCTTCTACCTGCAGGCCCGCGGCATCCCGGCCGGCGAGGCCCGCCGCCTGGTCGTCCGCGGCTTCTTCGCCGAGCTCGTCCAGCAGATCGGTGTCCCGGACATCGAGGAGCGCCTGCTCACCAAGATCGAGACCGAGCTCCAGGGTTCCGTCTGA
- the sufC gene encoding Fe-S cluster assembly ATPase SufC: MATLEIHDLHVSVEAENGAREILKGVDLTVKQGETHAIMGPNGSGKSTLAYSLAGHPKYTITGGTVTLDGEDVLEMSVDERARAGLFLAMQYPVEVPGVSVSNFLRTSATAIRGEAPKLRTWVKEVKSAMEQLQMDPAFAERNVNEGFSGGEKKRHEILQLELLKPKIAILDETDSGLDVDALRVVSEGVNRVRETGEVGTLLITHYTRILRYIKPDFVHVFANGRIAESGGAELADQLEAEGYDKYVKGGATA, translated from the coding sequence ATGGCAACGCTTGAAATCCACGACCTGCACGTCTCCGTCGAGGCCGAGAACGGCGCCCGCGAGATCCTCAAGGGCGTCGACCTCACCGTCAAGCAGGGTGAGACGCACGCCATCATGGGTCCGAACGGCTCCGGCAAGTCCACCCTGGCGTACTCGCTCGCCGGTCACCCGAAGTACACCATCACCGGTGGCACCGTGACCCTCGACGGCGAAGACGTCCTGGAGATGTCCGTCGACGAGCGTGCCCGCGCCGGCCTGTTCCTCGCCATGCAGTACCCGGTCGAGGTCCCCGGCGTCTCGGTCTCCAACTTCCTGCGCACCTCGGCCACCGCCATCCGCGGTGAGGCTCCGAAGCTGCGCACCTGGGTGAAGGAGGTCAAGTCCGCGATGGAGCAGCTCCAGATGGACCCGGCCTTCGCCGAGCGCAACGTCAACGAGGGCTTCTCCGGCGGTGAGAAGAAGCGCCACGAGATCCTGCAGCTGGAGCTTCTCAAGCCGAAGATCGCGATCCTCGACGAGACCGACTCCGGTCTCGACGTCGACGCGCTGCGCGTCGTCTCGGAGGGCGTCAACCGCGTCCGCGAGACCGGTGAGGTCGGCACCCTGCTGATCACCCACTACACGCGCATCCTGCGCTACATCAAGCCCGACTTCGTGCACGTGTTCGCGAACGGCCGTATCGCCGAGTCCGGTGGCGCCGAGCTCGCCGACCAGCTGGAGGCCGAGGGTTACGACAAGTATGTGAAGGGTGGCGCGACCGCGTGA
- a CDS encoding TetR/AcrR family transcriptional regulator — protein sequence MPPGVRRYDPDRRQRIIDAAIRVVGAKGIAGLSHRSAAAEADVPLGSTTYHFKTLDDLLVAALRQANEGFAQAVVESAALADPEADLAGALARLLGEFLAADRGRVELEYELYLAALRRPALRPVAAEWCEAMAAALTPRTDPVTARALVAVMDGISLQVLLTDATYDEPHAREILGRVLRPC from the coding sequence ATGCCCCCCGGTGTGCGGCGCTACGACCCGGACCGGCGCCAGCGGATCATCGACGCGGCGATCCGGGTGGTGGGCGCCAAGGGCATCGCGGGGCTGAGCCACCGCAGCGCGGCCGCGGAGGCCGACGTACCGCTGGGTTCGACGACCTACCACTTCAAGACGCTGGACGACCTGCTGGTCGCGGCGCTGCGGCAGGCCAACGAGGGCTTCGCGCAGGCGGTGGTCGAGTCGGCGGCACTGGCGGATCCGGAGGCGGACCTCGCGGGGGCGCTGGCCCGCCTGCTGGGGGAGTTCCTGGCGGCGGACCGCGGCCGGGTGGAGCTGGAGTACGAGCTCTACCTCGCGGCACTGCGCCGCCCGGCGCTGCGGCCGGTGGCGGCGGAATGGTGCGAGGCCATGGCCGCGGCGCTCACCCCGCGGACCGACCCGGTGACGGCGCGGGCGCTGGTGGCGGTCATGGACGGCATCAGCCTCCAGGTCCTGCTGACGGACGCCACCTACGACGAGCCGCACGCCCGCGAGATCCTGGGACGGGTACTGCGGCCGTGCTGA
- a CDS encoding cysteine desulfurase — MTQLPGLLDIEAIRKDFPLLDRVVHDGKKIVYLDNAATSQKPRQVLDALNEYYEQHNANVHRGVHVLAEEATALYEGARDKVAAFINAPSRDEVIFTKNASESLNLVANMLGWADEPYRVDRETEIAITEMEHHSNIVPWQLLSQRTGAKLKWFGLTDDGRLDLSNIEEVITEKTKIVSFTLVSNIMGTINPVEAIVRRAQDVGALVLIDASQAAPHMPLDVQALGADFVAFTGHKMCGPTGIGVLWGRQELLEDLPPFLGGGEMIETVSMHASTYAPAPHKFEAGTPPIAQAVGLGAAVDYLSAIGMDKIAAHEHAITEYAVKRLLEVPDLRIIGPTTAEDRGAAISFVLGDIHPHDVGQVLDEQGIAVRVGHHCARPVCLRYGIPATTRASFYLYSSPAEVDALVDGLEHVRNFFG, encoded by the coding sequence GTGACACAGCTGCCTGGCCTCCTCGACATCGAGGCGATCCGCAAGGACTTCCCCCTGCTGGATCGTGTGGTCCACGACGGGAAGAAGATCGTTTACCTGGACAACGCGGCGACTTCGCAGAAGCCGCGCCAGGTACTCGACGCGCTGAACGAGTACTACGAGCAGCACAACGCCAACGTCCACCGTGGCGTGCACGTGCTCGCCGAGGAGGCCACGGCGCTGTACGAGGGCGCTCGCGACAAGGTCGCCGCCTTCATCAACGCGCCGAGCCGCGACGAGGTGATCTTCACCAAGAACGCCTCGGAGTCGCTCAACCTGGTCGCGAACATGCTCGGCTGGGCGGACGAGCCCTACCGGGTCGACCGTGAGACCGAGATCGCCATCACGGAGATGGAGCACCACTCCAACATCGTGCCGTGGCAGCTGCTCTCGCAGCGCACCGGCGCGAAGCTGAAGTGGTTCGGCCTCACCGACGACGGCCGGCTCGACCTGTCCAACATCGAAGAGGTCATCACGGAGAAGACGAAGATCGTCTCCTTCACGCTGGTCTCCAACATCATGGGCACGATCAACCCGGTCGAGGCGATCGTCCGGCGCGCCCAGGACGTCGGCGCCCTGGTGCTGATCGACGCCTCCCAGGCCGCTCCGCACATGCCGCTCGACGTGCAGGCGCTCGGCGCCGACTTCGTGGCCTTCACCGGCCACAAGATGTGCGGCCCGACCGGCATCGGCGTCCTCTGGGGCCGCCAGGAGCTCCTGGAAGACCTGCCTCCGTTCCTCGGTGGCGGCGAGATGATCGAGACCGTGTCGATGCACGCCTCGACCTACGCCCCGGCGCCCCACAAGTTCGAGGCGGGTACGCCCCCGATCGCCCAGGCCGTCGGCCTCGGCGCGGCCGTGGACTACCTGTCCGCGATCGGCATGGACAAGATCGCCGCGCACGAGCACGCGATCACCGAGTACGCGGTCAAGCGCCTCCTCGAGGTGCCCGACCTGCGCATCATCGGCCCGACGACGGCCGAGGACCGCGGCGCCGCGATCTCCTTCGTGCTCGGCGACATCCACCCGCACGACGTCGGCCAGGTGCTGGACGAGCAGGGCATCGCGGTCCGCGTGGGACACCACTGCGCGCGCCCGGTCTGCCTGCGGTACGGAATTCCCGCGACGACGCGAGCGTCTTTCTACCTGTACTCCTCTCCCGCCGAGGTCGACGCACTCGTCGACGGGCTGGAGCACGTACGGAACTTCTTCGGCTGA
- a CDS encoding MFS transporter, translating to MGDTGVLQGFKDIPRVVWLLAAGVFVNAVVSFTFVFVFLYLTGPRGLSAAEAGLVSGIAGIGLVVGNFTGGWYGDRFGHRRVLLAAATLGGLALMALPLLPTPLLCAALPVAEYTAGVIRAANSALIAVTVPEGARRQAFAVVRCASNGGFTLGPPLGALVATGFSYDWLFVGDGIGTLFFAFWTARVVPARGATRKTAVPASAPDGGRGRGGHGVWRELRARPALLVLLGAILVADVVYRQQYSTFPVFLADHGLDARAFGLVIALNGGVILLLELPAAVALRKRPALAVVGTGLVLVGAAYGALLLGAGIATAVVMMVLLSLGEILYKTTATAYVADEAPEHAIGRFQSLYAGVSVSGVVLGPSLGGALYSAAPGLLWPLCAVLAAGAGGAVLWAHARQGRRAPAHETGSQPKAVAG from the coding sequence GTGGGGGACACGGGTGTGCTGCAGGGGTTCAAGGACATACCGAGGGTCGTGTGGCTGCTGGCTGCGGGGGTCTTCGTCAATGCCGTCGTCAGCTTCACCTTCGTCTTCGTCTTCCTCTACCTGACCGGCCCGCGCGGCCTCAGCGCCGCCGAGGCGGGCCTCGTCAGCGGAATCGCCGGAATCGGCCTGGTCGTCGGCAACTTCACCGGCGGCTGGTACGGCGACCGCTTCGGCCACCGCCGCGTGCTCCTCGCAGCCGCCACGCTGGGCGGCCTCGCCCTGATGGCGCTCCCGCTGCTGCCCACCCCGCTGCTCTGCGCGGCCCTGCCGGTGGCCGAGTACACCGCCGGCGTGATCCGGGCCGCCAACTCCGCACTGATCGCGGTCACCGTCCCGGAGGGGGCCCGCCGCCAGGCCTTCGCCGTCGTACGCTGCGCCTCCAACGGCGGATTCACCCTCGGGCCGCCGCTGGGCGCACTCGTCGCCACCGGCTTCTCCTACGACTGGCTCTTCGTCGGCGACGGCATCGGCACCCTCTTCTTCGCCTTCTGGACCGCTCGGGTCGTCCCGGCACGCGGCGCCACCCGCAAGACCGCCGTGCCCGCCTCGGCCCCGGACGGGGGTCGGGGCCGCGGCGGACACGGCGTCTGGCGCGAACTGCGGGCCCGGCCCGCCCTGTTGGTGCTGCTCGGCGCGATCCTGGTGGCCGACGTCGTCTACCGCCAGCAGTACTCGACCTTCCCCGTCTTCCTCGCCGACCACGGCCTGGACGCGCGTGCCTTCGGGCTCGTCATCGCGCTCAACGGAGGGGTGATCCTGCTGCTGGAGCTGCCCGCCGCCGTCGCGCTGCGCAAGCGGCCGGCGTTGGCGGTCGTCGGCACCGGGCTGGTGCTGGTCGGGGCCGCGTACGGGGCGCTGCTGCTCGGGGCCGGGATCGCGACCGCCGTGGTGATGATGGTGCTGCTGAGCCTCGGGGAGATCCTCTACAAGACCACCGCCACCGCCTACGTGGCCGACGAGGCGCCGGAGCACGCCATCGGGCGGTTCCAGAGCCTGTACGCGGGGGTCTCGGTCAGCGGGGTCGTCCTCGGCCCGTCGCTGGGCGGAGCGCTGTACTCCGCCGCGCCGGGGCTGCTGTGGCCGCTGTGCGCGGTGCTGGCGGCGGGGGCGGGCGGGGCCGTCCTGTGGGCGCACGCCCGGCAGGGCCGGCGCGCGCCGGCACATGAGACCGGTTCGCAACCGAAGGCCGTCGCCGGTTAG
- the dapD gene encoding 2,3,4,5-tetrahydropyridine-2,6-dicarboxylate N-succinyltransferase — protein sequence MTATRTTGAVAAGLATLTADGTVLDTWFPAPELVAEPGPAGTERLTAEQAVELLGAAAAKAIRTDGVRGVEVVAVRTVIASLEDKPLDAHDAYLRLHLLSHRLVKPHGQNLDGVFGLLTNVAWTSLGPVAVDQVETVRLNARAEGLHLQVTSIDKFPRMTDYVAPKGVRIADADRVRLGAHLAEGTTVMHEGFVNFNAGTLGTSMVEGRISAGVVVGDGSDIGGGASTMGTLSGGGKQIISIGERTLVGAEAGVGIALGDECVVEAGLYVTAGTRVTLPDGQIVKALELSGANNILFRRNSVTGTVEARPYKATWGGLNEVLHSNN from the coding sequence ATGACTGCTACGCGTACCACCGGCGCCGTCGCCGCCGGACTTGCCACCCTCACCGCCGACGGCACCGTCCTCGACACCTGGTTCCCCGCCCCCGAGCTGGTCGCCGAGCCCGGCCCGGCCGGCACCGAGCGCCTCACCGCCGAGCAGGCCGTGGAGCTCCTCGGCGCCGCCGCGGCCAAGGCGATCCGCACGGACGGGGTCCGCGGCGTCGAGGTCGTAGCCGTCCGCACGGTCATCGCCTCCCTGGAGGACAAGCCGCTGGACGCGCACGACGCGTACCTGCGCCTGCACCTGCTCAGCCACCGCCTGGTCAAGCCGCACGGCCAGAACCTCGACGGCGTCTTCGGCCTGCTGACCAACGTCGCCTGGACCTCTCTGGGCCCGGTCGCGGTCGACCAGGTCGAGACCGTCCGCCTCAACGCGCGCGCCGAGGGCCTGCACCTCCAGGTCACCTCGATCGACAAGTTCCCGCGGATGACGGACTACGTCGCCCCCAAGGGCGTGCGCATCGCCGACGCGGACCGCGTCCGCCTCGGCGCGCACCTCGCCGAGGGCACCACCGTCATGCACGAGGGCTTCGTCAACTTCAACGCCGGCACCCTCGGCACCTCTATGGTCGAGGGCCGCATCTCCGCGGGCGTCGTGGTCGGCGACGGCTCGGACATCGGCGGCGGCGCCTCCACCATGGGCACCCTCTCGGGCGGCGGCAAGCAGATCATCTCGATCGGCGAGCGCACCCTGGTCGGGGCCGAGGCGGGCGTCGGCATCGCGCTGGGCGACGAGTGCGTCGTCGAGGCTGGCCTGTACGTGACCGCGGGCACCCGCGTCACCCTCCCGGACGGCCAGATCGTCAAGGCCCTGGAGCTCTCCGGCGCCAACAACATCCTCTTCCGCCGCAACTCGGTCACCGGCACCGTCGAGGCCCGCCCGTACAAGGCGACCTGGGGCGGCCTGAACGAGGTCCTGCACAGCAACAACTGA
- the sufU gene encoding Fe-S cluster assembly sulfur transfer protein SufU, with translation MKLDSMYQELILDHYKHPHGRGLRDGDAEVHHVNPTCGDEITLRVKYDGETLTDVSYEGQGCSISQASASVLNELLVGKNLAEAQKIQGVFLEMMQSKGKIEPDEAMEEVLEDAVAFVGVSKYPARVKCALLSWMAWKDATAQALGDAERKTA, from the coding sequence GTGAAGCTGGATTCGATGTACCAGGAACTGATCCTGGACCACTACAAGCACCCGCACGGGCGTGGCCTGCGCGACGGCGATGCCGAGGTGCACCACGTCAATCCGACGTGCGGCGACGAGATCACGCTGCGCGTGAAGTACGACGGCGAGACGCTGACCGATGTCTCGTACGAGGGCCAGGGCTGCTCCATCAGCCAGGCCAGCGCGTCCGTACTGAACGAGCTGCTGGTCGGCAAGAACCTGGCCGAGGCGCAGAAGATCCAGGGCGTGTTCTTGGAGATGATGCAGTCCAAGGGCAAGATCGAGCCCGACGAGGCCATGGAGGAGGTGCTGGAGGACGCGGTCGCGTTCGTCGGCGTCTCCAAGTACCCGGCCCGCGTGAAGTGTGCTCTGCTGAGTTGGATGGCGTGGAAGGACGCGACCGCCCAGGCTCTGGGCGACGCGGAGAGGAAGACGGCATGA